The genomic DNA CGCGCCGGCATCGGTCAGTTCCATCAGCTTTTGCCGCGCGCGCAACGCAATCGGCAGCACCTCGGCGAGACGGTTCGATACCCAGGACGGGTCGTCGAGCCGGAATGGCTCCGCGAACGGCAGGCTGTCCGGAGCGCGTTCACGGATCGTTGCGATGATCCGCTCCAGCACTTCCGCGCACGCACCGAATTTGGCCAATAGCACGTTGCCTTCGAGCGGCAGGTCGTCGGCGAGCGGCTCGGCCATGCCGACCAGCAGACCGCTTGCTTCGACGCGATGCGACAGCAGACGAAAGCGCTTCGTGCCGCGCGCGCGAATCAGGAGCATGCCAAACGCCTCGACGTCGCACTCGTCGATTTCGGCGAGACAGCCGATCGTTTCGGGCACCGAAGGTTCTTCGTCCCGCGCGACTTCAGCGCCGCTTTTCAGCATGCACACGCCGAACGCCGTTTTTTCGCGCAGACAGTCGCGCGCCATGTCGAGGTAGCGCGCTTCGAAGATTTTGAGCGGCAGCAAGCCATCGGGAAACAACACCGTATGCAGCGGAAACAGCGGCAAATCGGCATACACAGTAGGCGTAGAGGACATGGCGCAACGCTTCGGGTTAAGGCCGCGCGGTGCGGCCGGTTAAGCCACCAGCTTCGATGATTCGCCGACGTCGACCGGCGCATCGCGGTGCCGCACAATCACATTCGCCGATGTTGCGAGACGCGCGGCAAGCGTCTCCGCGATAAACACCGAGCGGTGCTGGCCGCCCGTGCAACCGATTGCGACGGTCAGGTAGCTGCGATTGTCGTCGCGGAACTGCGGCAGCCACTTGGACAGGTACTTCTCGATGTCGTCGATCATCTCGTGGACGACGGGCTGCGCATCGAGAAAATCCATCACCGGTTTGTCGAGGCCGGTGAGCGGCCTCAACTCATGATCGTAGTATGGGTTCGGCAGCGTGCGTACGTCGAATACGAAATCCGCGTCGAGTGGTATGCCGCGCTTGAAGCCGAACGATTCGAACATCAGCACGAGCCCCGCGTCCTCCTGCTCGATGAAGCGCTTGACCCACGCGCGCAGCACGTTCGCGCGCAGATTGCTCGTGTCGATCTGATGGCCGAATTCGGCCAGCCCCGCGACCAGTTCGCGCTCGCGCTCGATCGCTTCGGCGAGCGACGTGAGCAGGCCCACATCTGCGTCGTGCGCGGGCGAGCCGGACAGCGGATGGCGGCGACGTGTTTCGGAAAAGCGTTGAATCAGCGACTGCGTGCTCGCGCTGAGGAACAGCACACGCACGTCGTGCGAGCGCTTGAGATCGCGGATCATCGCGGGCATTTCGTCGAGCGACGAACCGGAGCGCGCGTCGATCGCGACCGCGAGACGATCCTGGCCGTCCGCGGCGAGGTAGGTAGCGAGTTGCTGCAGAAAGCGCGGCGGCAGATTGTCGACGCAGTAATAGCCCGCGTCTTCGAGCGCGTTCAGGGCAACCGACTTGCCGGAGCCGGATATACCGGTGATCAGAATTATGCGCATGGAGTCGTCGAAAGCGTAGATTTCATCATAGCATCTGGCCTCCATGCGCGTGCCCGCGGCCTGCCTTCTACGGGCGCTTCATGGCGCTGCGGCCCGCTTAGATCAGTTTGCCGGGAAACTGGCTATCGGGATCTTGCATCGCGAGACGTTGCCGATCCATGAAATCGCGCAGCGTGTCGATGCCGCGCAGCTGCAGGATCGTATTGCGCACGGCGGCTTCGACCAGCACCGCGAGGTTGCGGCCCGCGGCCACCTGGATCGTCACCTTGCTGATCGGCAGGCCGAGCACGTCGACGGTCTGGCTTTCCAGCGGCAGTCGCTGGAATTCGCCGTCGGGACGGCGCACCAGTTGCACGATCAGCTTCAGCTTCATTTTCCGGCGCACCGCCGTTTCGCCGAAGATCGTCTTGATGTCGAGCAGACCCAGGCCGCGCACTTCGAGCAGGTTCTGCAGCAGCGGCGGACAGCGTCCTTCGACGAAGTCCGGGCCGAGGCGCACGAAGTCGACCGCGTCGTCGGCGACGAGACCGTGGCCGCGGCTGATCAGCTCCAGGCCGAGTTCGCTTTTGCCGAGACCCGAGTCGCCGGTCAGCAGCACGCCCATGCCGAGGATGTCCAGAAACACGCCGTGCAGCGTCGCGCGCGGCGCGAGAATGCGCGACATGTAAAGACGCAGGCTATCGATCACCGCGGCCGCCGAGGTCGGCGTCGTGAACAGCGGTGTCGACGAGCGCGTGCAGCGCAGCACCAGCTCCGGCGG from Paraburkholderia sp. HP33-1 includes the following:
- a CDS encoding LON peptidase substrate-binding domain-containing protein is translated as MSSTPTVYADLPLFPLHTVLFPDGLLPLKIFEARYLDMARDCLREKTAFGVCMLKSGAEVARDEEPSVPETIGCLAEIDECDVEAFGMLLIRARGTKRFRLLSHRVEASGLLVGMAEPLADDLPLEGNVLLAKFGACAEVLERIIATIRERAPDSLPFAEPFRLDDPSWVSNRLAEVLPIALRARQKLMELTDAGARIDVVHHYMQQHQLL
- the rapZ gene encoding RNase adapter RapZ, whose product is MRIILITGISGSGKSVALNALEDAGYYCVDNLPPRFLQQLATYLAADGQDRLAVAIDARSGSSLDEMPAMIRDLKRSHDVRVLFLSASTQSLIQRFSETRRRHPLSGSPAHDADVGLLTSLAEAIERERELVAGLAEFGHQIDTSNLRANVLRAWVKRFIEQEDAGLVLMFESFGFKRGIPLDADFVFDVRTLPNPYYDHELRPLTGLDKPVMDFLDAQPVVHEMIDDIEKYLSKWLPQFRDDNRSYLTVAIGCTGGQHRSVFIAETLAARLATSANVIVRHRDAPVDVGESSKLVA
- the hprK gene encoding HPr(Ser) kinase/phosphatase, with product MDTSSINAQSIFDDNAAMLKLSWLTGHEGWERGFSSESVANATSSADLVGHLNLIHPNRIQVLGDAEIDYYKRQTDEDRSRHMAELIALEPPFLVVAGGVAAPPELVLRCTRSSTPLFTTPTSAAAVIDSLRLYMSRILAPRATLHGVFLDILGMGVLLTGDSGLGKSELGLELISRGHGLVADDAVDFVRLGPDFVEGRCPPLLQNLLEVRGLGLLDIKTIFGETAVRRKMKLKLIVQLVRRPDGEFQRLPLESQTVDVLGLPISKVTIQVAAGRNLAVLVEAAVRNTILQLRGIDTLRDFMDRQRLAMQDPDSQFPGKLI